One genomic window of Panicum hallii strain FIL2 chromosome 6, PHallii_v3.1, whole genome shotgun sequence includes the following:
- the LOC112898399 gene encoding predicted GPI-anchored protein 58, which translates to MTSTTSPSASTAARLPRKPHPTRRTSATFSPSMLTRSSPSPPLHACTATSCSSPPSRNRHRVTCAAPAPRSCSRRLTRAAPRGTAAPRPRPRRWESSRAAAPAPRRSARTPTAVPAPVTSVRLPRFFCSSTWRLPAAAAHDAESPSSNATATPAAPAALRVHVTRTSISLPEDSTALYTLVVAACSERSSAPRPETEAAATLTEPSPKQDSSLIAPPPAGPPLLAMATPGRAIQRRESGCRHAANAMHRRRGEETTERRFNWGACREVAVKGLI; encoded by the exons ATGACGTCGACCACCTCCCCGTCGGCCAGCACGGCGGCGCGGTTGCCCCGGAAGCCCCACCCCACCCGCCGCACCTCCGCCACCTTCTCCCCGTCGATGCTCACCCGCAGCAGCCCATCGCCGCCCCTGCACGCGTGCACGGCCACCTCGTGCTCGTCGCCGCCCTCGCGGAACCGGCACCGCGTGACgtgcgccgcccccgcgccccgcaGCTGCTCGCGCCGGCTGACGAGGGCCGCGCCGcgggggacggcggcgccgaggccgaggccgaggcggtGGGAGAGCtcgcgcgccgcggcgcccgcgcCGAGGAGGAGCGCGA GAACCCCGACGGCCGTGCCGGCGCCGGTGACCAGCGTCCGGCTCCCCCGCTTCTTCTGCAGCAGCACCTGgcggctccccgccgccgctgcccatGACGCCGAGTCGCCATCGTCGAATGCGACGGCGACGCCGGCCGCTCCCGCGGCGCTGCGGGTCCACGTGACCCGGACGAGCATCTCCTTGCCCGAGGACAGCACCGCCCTGTACACGCTCGTGGTCGCCGCCTGCAGCGAGCGGTCGAGCGCGCCGCGGCCCGAGACGGAGGCCGCCGCGACGCTGACGGAGCCGTCGCCGAAGCAGGACAGCTCCCTCAttgctccgccgccggccggtccGCCGCTGTTAGCAATGGCGACGCCGGGCAGAGCGATTCAACGCCGCGAATCTGGCTGCAGGCACGCTGCCAATGCAATGCATCGGAGGCGAGGCGAGGAGACCACCGAACGGCGTTTTAATTGGGGAGCTTGCAGGGAGGTGGCGGTCAAAGGACTCATTTAA